A window from Argopecten irradians isolate NY chromosome 3, Ai_NY, whole genome shotgun sequence encodes these proteins:
- the LOC138317636 gene encoding uncharacterized protein → MMASSGISRFSNSREERNLKNALEMIKQTYFLNLTIDSCNGKAGKRFSNASVELAHIVKIRETFGTGSVTQPLKCKQLSMLHVLKEDILMDFISNGVKAVENYPDTTSVFLCMLEFLKDLEENEEALQKIIHNRNDMTDVMVALCHHFLSQLVPNKEYLVDHQSSQIPEMCKCGCRSKIMKGNTKIGSPLTWHGRFDILLNQTVPVTILNDNNEETTERETPEGQHIEPAAKKKRTETVRGKTEYELFVEAEKNKRPEHLLEENVLDKILSECITNGFAQVNMNKTLSGMLVPTFGCTSEYVSICLYDSVNDILLHIKKPLHLWTRPLPKLDTVTIVVVWLFLNFTTFGVQNLEKSLHIVLDKSGFHDKMDQYLQCYKAVRTKMDCLPLLSPLWHRAYGFCEVIQLKSSAA, encoded by the exons ATGATGGCCTCTTCAGGGATAAGTCGATTTTCCAACTCTAGAGAGGAACGCAATTTAAAGAATGCACTAGAGATGATCAAGCAAacctattttttaaatttaactaTTGATTCATGTAATGGGAAAGCTGGAAAACGTTTTAGTAATGCATCAGTAGAGTTGGCACATATCGTAAAGATCCGTGAAACATTTGGGACCGGATCTGTAACACAGCCGTTGAAATGTAAACAACTGTCAATGCTTCATGTTTTAAAAGAAGATATTCTGATGGATTTCATATCCAACGGTGTGAAAGCCGTTGAAAACTATCCAGATACGACGAGTGTATTTCTGTGCATGTTGGAGTTTCTCAAAG ATCTGGAAGAAAATGAAGAAGCGTTACAAAAGATTATCCACAATAGAAATGATATGACTGATGTAATGGTTGCTCTATGTCATCATTTTCTGTCTCAACTGGTACCAAACAAAGAATATCTGGTGGACCACCAATCAAGTCAAATTCCTGAAATGTGCAAATGTGGCTGCAGAAGCAAAATTATGAAAGGGAACACTAAAATAG GATCACCTTTAACCTGGCATGGCAGATTTGATATTCTCCTGAACCAAACAGTTCCTGTTACAATACTGAATGACAATAATGAAGAGACTACGGAGCGGGAAACCCCAGAAGGCCAACATATTGAACCCGCGGCAAAAAAGAAAAGAACTGAGACAGTCAGAGGTAAAACGGAATATGAGCTTTTCGTTGAAGCGGAGAAAAATAAAAGACCTGAACATCTGCTGGAAGAAAACGTTCTTGACAAGATACTTTCAGAATGCATCACTAATGGATTTGCACAGGTTAACATGAACAAAACTCTTTCAGGCATGCTTGTTCCAACATTTGGCTGCACTAGCGAATATGTTAGTATCTGCCTTTACGATTCAGTAAATGACATTCTTCTGCACATTAAAAAGCCTTTGCATCTGTGGACAAGGCCATTGCCTAAATTAGATACTGTAACTATCGTTGTAGTTTGGCTGTTTCTGAATTTCACCACTTTTGGTGTACAAAACCTAGAGAAATCGCTCCATATTGTTCTGGACAAATCCGGGTTTCATGATAAAATGGACCAGTACCTACAATGCTACAAAGCAGTAAGGACAAAAATGGACTGTCTTCCGCTGCTTTCACCATTATGGCACAGGGCATATGGATTTTGTGAAGTCATTCAGCTGAAAAGCAGTGCAGCATGA